Below is a genomic region from Candidatus Paceibacterota bacterium.
GACAAACATTTGCGACCTGGGACTGGAAGCTGTGGAATGGACTCGGCAATGGATCGCCCGCGAAGGTGGGAAGCCTGTTTGAACGCGATTGAACCTGAAGATCGGCACTGAACTGCAATGAACAACAAAACAGAGCTGCGTAATCCACTAATCTTTCGTGTTCCTGCCACTGCGTGCAAACGCGTCCGGTATGGGATGCGGGTTGCGCCAACCCCCATATTCTCCGTGCTTCTTTTGAGCTCGCAGTTGCATGCACAGCCGATGGATTTCGCGCAAAACGGGAAGGCCCTGGGAGAACTGCGCCAACGGTTGCAAGAGGGATGTGAACGGCTCAACGCGCCGCCGTTGGACAGCGCTGAGTTTGTGCTGTCGGACCTGCATTTTCTCCAGGCGCGCCGATTCAACGAATACAGTGGCGATGTCTCCGGCCGGATGGTGGCAGCTTTGTTTGCCGGGTCCCTGGCTTTGGACAAAACAAACACCGTTTTAAATGCGCTGCTCAAGGAGATTCCCGGGCTGCAAAAGCCCGACGGTCACTTTGGCGCGGAACAAGACCTCGCCCGGACTGTGACCCAGGAACGGGACATGCCCATCCTCTGGGGCAACAGCCGGATGCTGCTCGCCCTGGCGCAGGTTTGGAGAATGTCCCCGAATCCGGACCCCAAACTGTGCGAAACGGCCCGGAAGCTCGGGGACTACATCATCGAAGGGCGGCGCTACTTCGGTAAAAAGGAGAACTTCGAGAACGTTGGCGGCGCACTGGCGTCGGGCTTTACCACTTGTTACCCGGCGCTGATCGACGGACTCGTAGCATTGGGTGAGGTTTCGGGAGAACAAAAGTATCTCCAGGAGGCGCAATACATTGCCGGACTGTCGCTCCTGGACAAGGAGTTCGCCAAGCATCACAGCCATGGCCGGCTTACCGCATATCGTGGCATTCTGGACCTCCACCGGCTCATGCCGGTTCCGGACTTGATCGCACAAGTCGTGGACGGCTGCCGAACAATCCAGGCTGAGTACGTCCTTCCCATCGGCGGCCTGCAGGAGGTTTTCAGCCCGACCTATGACCGCGACGAGGGCTGCTCCGTCGCCGATTGGGTCCGTGTGAATGCGTTGCTCTGGCGCGCCACCGGCGAGATGGGATATCTGGACGCGGCGCAGCACGCCTTCGAAAACCACCTGCTCGCAGCCCAGTTCCGCAACGGCGGCTTCGGCCACCGTCAATTGCGTCTTTTGCAGGTCGGTGGCCGGACGCATTTGGGCGCCGGCCTGGGCAACATCGGCTCGGAATCCTACTGGTGCTGCAGCATGCATGGTGTTCAATTGCTCGCCGACCTCGCCTGCTACGCGTTTGCCAAACAAGGCAGCACCGTTTACATGACCGGCCTGGCGGAAGCGGAAGCGGCCTTCCGCGATGAGAATGGCACAATTCGCATTTCCGCTGAGCGGCTGAATGCTGAGACGTGGCGAATTCGCACAGAAGCGACCCGCCCCTTCCTGCTCAAGTTCCGGGCGCCGGCAGCGCCCGATCAGAATCCGCCCAAGGCTGCTTGGAGCGAAAAGGCGGTCGCAGCGGGCGCCCATAGTCTGAGACTCAAGGTCAAAAGGCATTGGAACCTGGTTGAAGCTCGGACCAGCCGCCCATGGA
It encodes:
- a CDS encoding glycoside hydrolase family 127 protein, whose amino-acid sequence is MSSQLHAQPMDFAQNGKALGELRQRLQEGCERLNAPPLDSAEFVLSDLHFLQARRFNEYSGDVSGRMVAALFAGSLALDKTNTVLNALLKEIPGLQKPDGHFGAEQDLARTVTQERDMPILWGNSRMLLALAQVWRMSPNPDPKLCETARKLGDYIIEGRRYFGKKENFENVGGALASGFTTCYPALIDGLVALGEVSGEQKYLQEAQYIAGLSLLDKEFAKHHSHGRLTAYRGILDLHRLMPVPDLIAQVVDGCRTIQAEYVLPIGGLQEVFSPTYDRDEGCSVADWVRVNALLWRATGEMGYLDAAQHAFENHLLAAQFRNGGFGHRQLRLLQVGGRTHLGAGLGNIGSESYWCCSMHGVQLLADLACYAFAKQGSTVYMTGLAEAEAAFRDENGTIRISAERLNAETWRIRTEATRPFLLKFRAPAAPDQNPPKAAWSEKAVAAGAHSLRLKVKRHWNLVEARTSRPWTNEAGRIFLNSRLYVLPDEALPAGFLARDAVPRLAFAQSSRAAEELPVIVQGQGGQWLNASLVSASTRPFGGWRALFEMEPLAARAFASRSKAAAPPMKNRGPRLELQFASSGSYKGYLNQIEVLHGNGFHESPSVELFGKVGQNSVAVWTQGAAPRPGVIGLVGVNGRYNGTKNAGWTASRCDQEPTPNSWNHEGGPPLLETIGAFGSQPWQYFPAAFAGSNAQWIWPQAGETNSKWLFIRQIDLSLDSD